The genomic window AAGAGTATGATTCCCAACCTAAAAAAATCTTGTTATTGATGGAATCTTAATACTCGCCAATTATCGTTTGGCAATTTGTTTAAACCTAGCACAAAATCAAAGTTGCGACTGTATCAAAACAATTTTCAGTGTGCCTACAGAGTTAGTGTTTTcggaagtaaataaattaaaaaaatctatgatATGAGAGAGCAAGGCATCGATCATGCTGCATCAACTTTTTTCTTAGGGCGCCAACGTGAAAAGTGGAAATTTTTACCAtcaagttaatggagaaattttttgcttttcatatttttgccctaagaaaaaaaattgcatgatCGATACTCCAGTCGCTTAAAGCAGACGCGATGGATTccaaaaacatacaaaaaataaattcttaattcacgTATATCTTTATTCTTGAATgttatttgttttcatttaaatataaaatgctctcttcaattacaactgttcatttgcatcaataataaatatatctgtgcaaagtatattttattcttaagatgGTATTAttgtttctaatatcatatttttcttacaagcTTAATCACattgtttaaaaactatttaatctTGGATAAAGAATTACATATTTGAAAGTGCGCTCGACTTATACTCGAAGCTCACTTGTTTTGCGTTCATGGGCAAGAGTGTGCATGAGAATCCAGTGGATCTCAGTATCAAGCAAGATAATTTACCCGTTGTTCAAAAATAAGTTTAGTTATTAAATcacttaaaattaactaagttaaattcaaagttattaactttattgtttaacttttaattttttaattacccaatCTTGCAAATAAATTACGAGAATTTGTAACGTGGTGTTATACAAAAAGATCTCTCTAACAGTCGTtgcggtagtctcgcgcagcgaaAGAGACTCCGATTAGTCAAAGCGCGCCGTTTAAAGCCCTCCACTAGGGTCGTTGACCGTAGACGGTCTCGGCAGACAAGCGCACGTGCGCgtcgtctgggccgcctccccactcttcgtcggccgagaagagtggggaggcggcccagacggcaagcacgtgcgctTGTCTGCCGGGACCGTCTGCGGTCAACGACCCTAGTGAGGGGCTTTAAacggcgtgcacgcgcgctttgGCTAAACGGAGTCTCTTTCGCTGCACGAGACTACCGCAACAACTGTTAGAAAGATCTTGTATTGCACCACGTTACAAACTTTTGTAACTCATTTGCAAggttgggtaattaaaaaatttaaagttaaataataaagttaataacttttaacttaacttagttaaaattcgtctaaaaaaaatcagagaaagaaaaagaaacttgcaaaaaagataaataagagagaaaagaaaaattttttaaataagaaaatagtacggaaaaaataaaagagaagggtgaagataaatattttaatttaatattagatttttaattttcaattttttaatttgttctctTCATTATCTCTCTAATTTTCTTTACttaattaagaatgtaatttttgttaaaaaaaatatttataatattcctaatattctataaaacaatttaatattatgtaatttcatttaaaataatgcagTAAAAGGTTTTATCTACAAAAACCTGTAacaaatacttataaaattgattgtaagttgatttctgtccctgtaattttatttatatctataagtaatttatgaatatttagaatgtaaaaaatatttaacaattatgttttatttaaaatatctacagttttgtgaaattaaaagtgatctatttaaaatatgaatatctATACTATATATTGTATCCTATTCAAAATAGAAGCTGTTCATGTTAGTTAAAGAATAAAAGTTATTCCAACATTGTTTATCTCTGACTTATAACTCcgtaataaattatgcaaaaagtTCTTTAACTTTAACTGATTTTCATAAGTTCTATGCATCCTccataattaaacaaaataaacattattttctttttaaatttttttcaataaaaatttaacacaaaatgatAAAACGGTATTAATCCCAATGATCTTTTAATGTAGAAACCGTATTGCACGATGCGCATTGGATTAATACAACGcaaataacgtttttaaaatgcaattaattacgcggcaaaaattttattaaatcggtCATACAGCGATAAACAAAATGTTCAGTTTTAATTTgaccttttttttattgcgtttaAAACATTAATCGTAGTAAATATTCCACTTTTCCTTAGATGCGTCGCATTCCTGCGTTCTCccataatgattaaaaaagCCGTAAATTTAGGACAACTCAGAACGGTATATTACTTGGTGATGATGACGGTGTGCGTTTACTTACTGGATAATGCTTATCATGCATTAAAATTGGTCACATTGATGATTATTCAGTTACCATTTAATATTAAGATACAGCTATGTGTGTTAGTTCTAAATTGTTGTTCTAAACATGTTTGTTACCTgagtgatattttaataaaaggaacagtTTTTGAATATCCAACAGTTGTGGTCGTAATTACCgtaatctaaatatttttacagaagAATAAATGTAATCACttctaaagatattttaatacgttactttttttaattttacataaaactgCGTTGTGCGATAAAGAAATAGACATCGTTAGCGTCTTCTTAAGATCGAATAGAGTGCTTGTAAAATCCATTAGCTCGACCTTGCAACGCGCAGTAGGCTTAAAGGGGACTAGAACAAGTTCCGTTACACCTTCTATCTGTGAGCGTAGCGTGAGCTATCCATCTGGTTATTCTTGCCGATTTTTTCCCCAGCGCTAAGAGGGCAGGACATTTCGCGTCTGTGACCTCCGCGCTGGAAGCGGTTATCGATGACCTGTCGGGTGACGTGGGTCGCGCAAAACGGGAAAGGAAATTTTACCGCTGTAATGTCGCCAAATAAATAACGATTATATTTGATTGCCTTGTACACTCACAATTTGCTGAACAGCCTGTCGAGTCGAAGACAAAGTATCAACGCTCGACAATTCGCTGTAAAGTTGAGATTCGAGGGACGATGCCCCGATACGATAAACTCTTTATAAACTCTTCCGTGTATAATTAGACGTATAATACATGGTCGTAAAAGTGTCTTGAACAAAACACACTTATTGTTAAAACATCATCTTAATTTTCTATCTTTCCTTGAATAAATATACGAATTTTATTATTCCGCAATACATCTCTTAATTTTCAAACTAATGTTTCGAAATTATTGCTATAAAATTCATTGCCGCAATGATTTTTATAACGATGTCAACTCTCTTTCTCTAGACAGGAACCATACGTTCATAGGCTCGGATTTTCCCTTCATGGAGACGGGGCCTCTATATTCCAAAAGAAATTGCGGGTCTTGATTTTCGGGCATACAGAGATATCTACAACAAATCgtataaacatttgtaaaaagcTTAACGTaacatctaaaaaaataatatgcaaaaagtatattatttctaGGACTCAGACAGAAAATTCGAATATGTTGTATTTGATCTATTCcacaatagtttttttaaagtaaaaaatattagcaTTCAGTTCGAATATTTCGGATAATTCGaacttaaataataatcagTAATGTCAATTCATTATTTCCGAACTTTGAACAGTTCTGAAGTAAAGAACAGAAGTAAAaccattaaagaaaatttttaagcgCAGTATGCATTGAAAATAGAATAGCAGTTTTctacaatacttttttttctatctttaatgTGTTAACAGTTTAGGTTTAAACTATTAGATTGGAGGCACATAGAAAAGCCTGAGTAGTAAGATATAAGCAGTAAGAAAATCAATGAGTAGATTTGTTATGGCTTACATGACTTATTAAATTTTCGAGTGCGACTGACTGATTCGCTTTCTAGTTGCTTAAGTTTTTCTACGTGcctctaattttataatttcaaacttttgGATCTGAAATGAATTTAAACAGTTCAAACATAccttcaatttaaataattctatttgaTGTTTAAACTGTTCGATTTTCTAATGTTTCCGAGTACTATCACTTTCTGCActctttacaaaatatttgttatatttaaataaatattgaccCTTATACATACTCTATAAGAAAAATGACACAAGTCGAAAAGAGGAAGAGGCACTTCATGTTATGTACGGATTGTGTTCTAAATACAGCGACTTTCGATCAGGAGAAAGTGATACaagaatgaattaaaataaaaaaaaacaagaaaaaataaaaactgaaaaaatcaaaataggAGTAATTTTCAGATTAACAGAATTATTATCTACATTGCTTGTAAAGAACCTGAAACAAGCAATTTGtgataaactttatattaaattacatataatattgttgtagacgattaatttatttttaaatacgcagttttttttcctctcttccaaacaagtttatattttttatttgcgccACTTTTTTTCAGGTGCGATATACGAAGTATAAGAAACCTGCATCAGTCTTTTCTAGCATAAATGTCGATTGTCTCAGTGAGGGTGCATCAAAGAAGCCTTCGAAATGTGCGTTTTATGTCTAATCGAGTTACCCCTGCCATATGTATATGTGCATGTATGTGTGCCGGGGCTCGTTTCTTCTCTTGATAATCATTACAACGTGAACGTTCGCGGTGACCGTTACGCGATATTTACGCCTGTTTGTTCACTAAAATTACACGCAACGTCAAATTCTCAACGcggttttataattaaagtcaCTCAAAAATCATGGAGGTACTAATAGATTGTTATTTCGACAGACTGTTCTCAGAAATGGAACGCAGTTGCTTAGCCTCGCGATACAAACGTCGCGAGCTAGTAAATTATTTCACGGATGTGATAAACAGTTGTGCGGAAGGTAACAAGATTTATGATATCGACGTCTCGTACTATGCACATATTTACGCGCGAGAGTCGCGTAAGTGACAAATGGACCGCTGTCGGGAATCGATAATCATTAGTACGACAAcgtcattttatcattttcgtGTGACCGACGGAAAATTCCTGAATCCACTTGTAGACGATACGCCGTCGCGGTTCTGGATATTAATGACGTAGTTTCATCCGCTAAATTCTTATCTGTCTCTGTACGCGACGCTAATACGGGGAATACCTGAAACACGCAAAGATATCGTTGCCCATTATGATCATACCGTTACATTAAACTGTGCCTAATCCTTTCTATTTGTCTTCTTGTTGTTTCGCCAATGCCGTTGCGGTAACGGTGAAAAATACCACGCGCCGCGAACGCAACGCATCGCCGCGAATTCCAGAATAATTTGCATCTTCGCGTCTCGCCCGCGTTCTACGCGCGGAGAAATTCCACTGCGACTTTTTACTCGCCATTTTACGACCGATGGGACTATGAATCACGTCCGGTTTGATGCTTCCAGCGGAAAATCTCGACAAGCAGGACGTGTGCGAGAGAATCGTTCTCTCGGCTCTGCGCTATCACAATATCACGATGATGGACAACGGATCGATCTGTCTGCTCGGCAAGTTCCACAACGTACTGTACGTAGCGGCAAAGCTCTGCTACGACTGGGATATCAGCGACAACGTGATCGTCAGCCGACTGCTGAACGACATATTCTATTGCGAGAAGACGTTCGAGCGACTGCTCGTCGGGGCGATCTTCGGCACGCGCGTGACGCATTTCCTGTCCGGCTGGAAGTGCGATTTCGACGATCGCGAGGAGAATATCCGGGCTCTGGTGTACTTCTTGGATCACGCGATTAGCGGCCGGCTGGAGTACCGTTGCGAGTCCTCGCCGATAAAGAGACGCTTCATCGACGTGCCCATGGAGTCGTACGGACAGGTTCTGCCTCTGAGGGTCGCCGTCCAACACGGCGCGCCGGACATCCTGTTGATCATGCTGCGCTACGGCGCGTCGATCGAGTCCGACAAACTGGCCCCGTCGCCGATGGAGATTATTTTGACGAAACTCAACGAGTACGAGGCGCAGCCCGGCCAGGAGGAAATCGTTTACCCGGAACATTTGCTCACGTGCCTCAGGCTGCTACTGCGAACCGTGACCGCCGCCTGTGTCAGAACTCCCGATCACGTCGCCGCTCGCAGCGGTATCTTCAGCGTGTCGTTGCACGAGCGATATCCCGAGCTGGCGAACCGGAATCTGATACCACCGGAACGTAGCGGAATTCGTCCGGCGGAACTCAGGCATCTGTGCCGTTGCCGAATCCGCGAGACCCTCCACAGCAATTGGGCACTGCCTCACGGGATCAAGAAACTGCAGATTCCAGAATCCCTGAGAAACTATCTGGATCTGTTGCAAGACTGACGGAAAATCTTATTCGTGATCGTGGGATGATTAGCAGaccgtttttcttttgtttccAGCATCTCGgaatattttatcatacaatCGTACGTAATTTCTCCGAATTTCACTGTGATTCGATAAAATCTGTGCTTTCTGCCGATTCGATTCTGCTGAATTCAACAAATGCGCATCGAAGTTACCGTGTAAGTTTGAATCTTGATTTAGAGTTCGGCGAAGCGTAGAGAGAGTGAAGCGAAACTATGACGAAGACTTTGATAGATACGAatcctatatatatttatgtaaatgtatgtCAGACCTCACGCGGAATTTTTGATCTACGAGAGCGAAATCGCGCGAGACGCTTAAGTAGGTCTAAGGTCTAAGGTTTGAGAAAAAGTCAAGTTCACGGAAGGTCGAGTGACAGCGTCTTAGAATGGCGTTATGCTAATTGAATCTTGGGAATTAGAGAAATACTTTGTGAAGGTTACTCGCACTCTCGTGATGCGAGTACCAGAAACATTCGAGAATAACGGAAAGTATGTCGTGAGACAATGTAATGTGTAAGCGGTTCGGGAAACCGAAGTTGCGATCCGTTAGCAACTTTCTTCAGTTTCTGAGTGGCACCGAATGAAAAAGAGAGTACGGCAAAAGCAAtcctaaatataaattataaaatatagttacAAAAGtagaagtaattaaatttttaatttattttatcacataaagtaatttatataaagtaccTCGCTCAAAAAAGgagtgttttaattttaatgtattaaaatgtttgatttttgtttACGTTTTCTaactacttaaaaatatttcaattttcaaatggTATTTAAATTTCAGACACTAAAACGTTTACAGCTATTaacattttcagttttaaacgttttagtaCTTTAAATCTGAACCCACTTgaaactgaaatatttttaaggattcagaaaataaaacagaaacatttcaatattttaaaattaaacccTTCTTTTTGAGTACTGAGATGAGGTtcgcttaattaattttatttattaaaagcaatGTATCtccataaatagaattttaaaaaaataaaataaatttagtgagCTTATTTAACCCAAATATGTTGGTGATAATATTCAAAACGTTATTTACCTGTAAGCATCTTCCGAAACATTGATTTTTCCTGGTTGACCGGTGGTCTCCGTCCGACTGGTAAGATTTACAGTATTTCCGAATAAACAGTAACGAGGCATACGATGACCAATTACACCAGTAACAACTTCTCCACTATGTATTCCAATTGTAATTTTCTGTAAATGATAATCACAGTATAGTACCATGTTATAATCTTAAGAAGTTTAATTGCTCATCTTTAGTAATATTGGCGTAAAAAATATCTTGCAAAGTGATTATATCCTTTTTGTTCAATGTGTCGCGTGTTTGCAACACTAAAGactaaaaacttttaatttattaaagttgtaccaattttacttttaaaattgaatCGCGAATTCCATGAACTATTTTGTGAtctgttgtaaaatatttaagtaacgTGAGAATTGCATTAAACACGAAGAAAGAAGTTGGCTCTCTTTgcaaaaagatacaaaaatagtGAGACGTGCCATCTGTCCCTCGGGAAATTGCAAACTGTTCGTGCgcacgatatatatatatatatatatatatatatatatatatatatatatatatacatctaACTGTATAAAGATACGAAGAAGATTTCAACTTTCTACAAAAGTCGACAGTCGGACTGTCTCGATAAACTCCTTTAACGGCAACTCTTTCGACTCGTGGCCGCTACAACGTGTAACGTTTAACATCCAATCTTAAATTGACTTATACTGTCAACTCCTCTCAGATCAAAGAGCTTTGCTACATAGTCATGTAACAAAGTCATAGCCAGCGGAGTGCAGACAGCTTGTACATACCACGGGCTCCCCATCGATCTGCACTTCATCCGCCGCGAGATCCATCATGTCCAATGCTAGACGAGCGATGCATCGTGCATGACAACGACAGGGTTCCGGCAATCCACTCACCGCCATATATTTATCACCGACGGTCTCCACCTAGATCGACCGAAAGCGGAATTAATGGAAACTTGAGACAGATCCGGGAGTGTTATCGATACAGTGTAAACGATATTTGCGAGAGATTACAATTCCAATACATTTCCCCTCATCAAagcattttattgcaaaaaatcaCAAAcggaaaaataacatttatatatgtagagaatatatgataatttatcATATTGTATCCAGCAATCAAATTCTCAAGACACACAATCgcaaaaattaagttaattgttGACGTTATCTCGTAAACGTTGTTACCTTATAAACGTTGGGATTTTTTTTCGGGTCAGTCAACACGTCGAAAGCCGTGTACAGCTCGTTGAGCATATTAACGATTTTCATAGCGCCGTTGGAGTCTGTGTGAGCGGCGCAATAAGCGCCGAAGCCGACAATCCCGGAGAACAGAAGAGTAACGCAATCATATTTTTTCGCTGGCACCGGTCGTGAATGCCTGAGCTCGCTCGCCACCGAAATAGGAAGTACCGAGTAAAGCAACCTGCAGTGAATACAGATGATCTTTTATTCAACATCGCGAACTTCCGTCGCGCGCGCTAGTTTTGCCTAATCGGATTAACATTCGCGAACAGTTCTCGGCGAAATTTCCGCGAGTCGACGgcagaaattaaatttggataTAGTTTCGacgggagggaaagagagaggatcTCAGTTACAGGAAATCTCAGAAAACGCTTTTCCTTGAGCGCAAACGGAAGCCCTCCATTTTGCGATATCGCATCCCGTAGTATAAATCCATTtccgttaatttttattacagggGTTCCTGAAGCGGCAACGTCTGCGAGGAAGAGTCGCAGATCTCGCGTAATTTAGTTACTGGTAAACGACCAACAACTCCGGCGGCAAGGATTCGTCGGATAATCAGGAAATGCCATGGGCGGAGATTCCCTACCTGTCGGTCTTCTGCTTCTCGCCATCGAGCTCGCGATATGTCTGTTGCAGCTTATCGGTGAGCAATTCCAAGTTGCGCGTCAGTTTGTAATCCGCCTCAAATTGCTCAGACATCAGGACCAGATCTCGAGTGGCGTCGTGCAGGGGGACGTCGCTCAAGTACAGACCCCGCCTGGAGCCGAAAGAATAACACGGAGATATCGCGAAGACGtctgtcgcgcgcgcgcggtaaCGAGAATCCCATCCCTTTCGCAGGATCAAAAGTAGAACGTCACGTAGAAAACTTTCAGTAATGTCAACACGGAACTTTAACCAATTACTCTTTTAACGCGGGCGGACAAAAGATTCCGAAGTTGACCgggagaaataaaattattgctggAAGACGCGACTTCCCTTTCCGCGAAGTACGGAAGAACAAGTTTAACAAGTCTCGCAGCGACGAGGTTGGGCAGAAGTTTATGCTAATACAAGCTACGTACTTTTCAATCCCGTTATATACCGATTTATTGCGCAACAAAAACAGCGATTAATAGATTTATGGGAAGATTAAATGGACCTTACCTTGTTAAATCGTCCAGATTCATAACGCTTGGATAACATAGAAAGATAACCATGTCGGTCTCGCGTATGTACAGCATTTGACCCTGGAACAGCAAACAAGTTATTAAATAGTAAAGAATTCCCTAACAACTCTCTATCTTTCATCTTTTACTTGATGATTTATGTTTATAGACTACTGACCTTTAAACGTAAATATGAATACTCCTCCGTGGCATCGACACGCATAACTCCCTTTTTCGTTCTTAACACGTACACTGTATTAATATGAGATAATATGTTCTCAAATGTTAATTCCAAATGCGGCCTGACCTATGAAGATCCCAAATGACAGTTTAATTAACCCAATTACATGTAATAGTTTATCAAATTGATTTATGCATATCAAAGTATATTGGACACTGCGgttgttttaaacaaaattgcgTGATGCAATATTCGCAGTAATGGCACACTCAATGTGTCTATGTGTTAAAAAATGCGAGAATATAATGGTGAGCTAATTGACATCATTACATTTGGTACGCATGAACAATAACGCAAATTACGTTAAATGGGTGGCTCGGACAACACATTCAGTCACAATAAGCTGCATTTGATATACATTCACGtgcttatatatatgtaatagcAGGCGTAATGCATTGTGCACTAATGCAATTCCTTTGACAGAGAACAATTAGGAAGGTTCATCGAAAATTAGCGATCGATATCAGCAATACTTCGCACAGTGTGAATTAAATGCCGGAACGATATTatcgaataaaaattcttttattaataattcgtaaatttttaaaccGTGACAATCGATAGCACGACGAAAATAACATGTCTTCTGATTAGTCTAcgaaataatctataaaatgCAAGGcattcaaataaaacaaaaatacgtACGAGACACatcaaagtacaaaaattatgaaTGTGCGATGAAGCAGACAAGAGGCGAAAAATGTATAGACCAGTAATGAACGTATTGTTTGATGCTCATCAACTCACAGTTAAGAGAATGTCGCTTAGTTTGCAATGACCGCTGGAAACGCGCGGTATAACGCGTATTATGGTACATCCGGTTTGAACTATTGTGAGGTCCCGATTAAACATTAGATGAAATGGAAAAACTCGACAAAACGTGGTTGGGCTGACCTTTGGCTCTACGACAATTCGTTAGatatttatcatttctttttcagTGTGAGATAACATCTCTgcagtatctttttttttttttacattactcttgtgattttatttgctttttcatgccaatgtttttttattttattttatttttttttattggaaacgACAAACAGTAATATACTCACCCACagataatgtttccaattcagCGATCATAGGGTTTGATACGACTCCTGGCCCTGATGTGTCAGTTATGAGGAATTGCACATGATCGCATTCGCTTTTGGTTTTCACTATCTGCATGTCAACATCCGTGCCGTGCAGTTTTTTCGCAACAGTCTATCGAAGagataaattgatatttcttcGTTCCTTCCGTCGATTAATCGTTCCCGTTAAAATATTtccgtaaaattaaatttatcactGCACTCTCtccttatctctctctctctctctctctctctctctctctctctctctctctctctctcaccggAGGCGAATTTTTATAGCGTTGAATATATTTTCCGAAAATAttcaaagataattaaattttattccgcGACTTCTCTCGATTTCTCGAGGTCTGCATAACGAATTGCATTTTTATCAGAGAGCAGTAATAGAATACCTTAACAATTCCAATAACGATGTGTTCCAAACCAGGTCGGTCcgaataataatgcaaaataagcGCGCCATCCTCGGGTCTCTCTGTACATCTAAATGACGGTGCCCTCATGCCCGGATATAACGTGCCCAAATGATCGTGAAGCGCGTCCAAATTCTGTAACCATGATGCCGAGGTATATATGTATCAGGTAATATATGTATCGGATAACGTGCGCATATGCTTTCAATATTGAATATGAATTTTAATCTGTATATCTCTGATGAAAATATTTCCGTACATaacatttaatacaatataagtATATTGGAACagattttcagtttttattaaGTGTAAAGCAATAAATATTCCGTGTATTGCACAGTATATTACAGTATGaacgaaaaataattaaagagaagGTAATGTAAAACGTGGTTGTGTAACAACTGATATTAatgttgaaacatttttatgcGACATGATATTTCTCAGTATTGTATTGCAaagtataaatgaaataatgtgaataaaattttgcagtCAGCAGAAAAATcacatatgttaaatttaattgcgcTGTTCTCTACATGGAATGAATAATTGCGAGAAATTGAATGTTCTTCTAAAATTCAGAGTGTTACTGTACAGCAATTTTTCTCTTGttaattttcgttaaaaaataatcgaaatGTCTACATTTTCTTAGGAGATCATTAATACCATGCTAATTCATTAATCACTGCTATAtgaatttaattacttatttattggtACACTTCTCtcgaaaatacaaaattatatggaGATAATTTTACTGATAAAGCTTTCTAATTTATTCACATATATTTATCCACAGATATATACTCTGTTCTATCACTGGCTTAGCAAACGATTTAGAGATAAATTACGGTAACGACACACGCACCAGATGCGGAAAACATACGATCTAACGATTATCAAAGTTGTCCCTAATGCTGTTCTGAGACAAGAGTAAACGAGTTAATTATAAGACATACAGATTTTCTACCTTTCGTATCGGTAAACCAGTATGACCGAGCGCACTAGACTTCTCTTCATATAAGAGAAATCTGTAATTAATGTATGGACGATCTTCCAGATTTACCTGCAAAAAATCTCTAGGTGTTGCTC from Solenopsis invicta isolate M01_SB chromosome 2, UNIL_Sinv_3.0, whole genome shotgun sequence includes these protein-coding regions:
- the LOC105196463 gene encoding guanylate cyclase soluble subunit beta-1 isoform X2; this translates as MLRKDAAVSMEGQFLVRQIYEDEITYNLISAAVNKLNIPANEILELFGRMFFEFCQDSGYDKILQVLGATPRDFLQNLDALHDHLGTLYPGMRAPSFRCTERPEDGALILHYYSDRPGLEHIVIGIVKTVAKKLHGTDVDMQIVKTKSECDHVQFLITDTSGPGVVSNPMIAELETLSVEPKVSPTTFCRVFPFHLMFNRDLTIVQTGCTIIRVIPRVSSGHCKLSDILLTVRPHLELTFENILSHINTVYVLRTKKGVMRVDATEEYSYLRLKGQMLYIRETDMVIFLCYPSVMNLDDLTRRGLYLSDVPLHDATRDLVLMSEQFEADYKLTRNLELLTDKLQQTYRELDGEKQKTDRLLYSVLPISVASELRHSRPVPAKKYDCVTLLFSGIVGFGAYCAAHTDSNGAMKIVNMLNELYTAFDVLTDPKKNPNVYKVETVGDKYMAVSGLPEPCRCHARCIARLALDMMDLAADEVQIDGEPVKITIGIHSGEVVTGVIGHRMPRYCLFGNTVNLTSRTETTGQPGKINVSEDAYRYLCMPENQDPQFLLEYRGPVSMKGKSEPMNVWFLSRERELTSL
- the LOC105196463 gene encoding guanylate cyclase soluble subunit beta-1 isoform X1; the protein is MYGFVNYALELLVVKTFGNETWETIKKDAAVSMEGQFLVRQIYEDEITYNLISAAVNKLNIPANEILELFGRMFFEFCQDSGYDKILQVLGATPRDFLQNLDALHDHLGTLYPGMRAPSFRCTERPEDGALILHYYSDRPGLEHIVIGIVKTVAKKLHGTDVDMQIVKTKSECDHVQFLITDTSGPGVVSNPMIAELETLSVEPKVSPTTFCRVFPFHLMFNRDLTIVQTGCTIIRVIPRVSSGHCKLSDILLTVRPHLELTFENILSHINTVYVLRTKKGVMRVDATEEYSYLRLKGQMLYIRETDMVIFLCYPSVMNLDDLTRRGLYLSDVPLHDATRDLVLMSEQFEADYKLTRNLELLTDKLQQTYRELDGEKQKTDRLLYSVLPISVASELRHSRPVPAKKYDCVTLLFSGIVGFGAYCAAHTDSNGAMKIVNMLNELYTAFDVLTDPKKNPNVYKVETVGDKYMAVSGLPEPCRCHARCIARLALDMMDLAADEVQIDGEPVKITIGIHSGEVVTGVIGHRMPRYCLFGNTVNLTSRTETTGQPGKINVSEDAYRYLCMPENQDPQFLLEYRGPVSMKGKSEPMNVWFLSRERELTSL
- the LOC105196462 gene encoding uncharacterized protein LOC105196462, which translates into the protein MEVLIDCYFDRLFSEMERSCLASRYKRRELVNYFTDVINSCAEAENLDKQDVCERIVLSALRYHNITMMDNGSICLLGKFHNVLYVAAKLCYDWDISDNVIVSRLLNDIFYCEKTFERLLVGAIFGTRVTHFLSGWKCDFDDREENIRALVYFLDHAISGRLEYRCESSPIKRRFIDVPMESYGQVLPLRVAVQHGAPDILLIMLRYGASIESDKLAPSPMEIILTKLNEYEAQPGQEEIVYPEHLLTCLRLLLRTVTAACVRTPDHVAARSGIFSVSLHERYPELANRNLIPPERSGIRPAELRHLCRCRIRETLHSNWALPHGIKKLQIPESLRNYLDLLQD